The region AAGCCCCGGCCATCTTATAAACCTGCTCCTCTGCCAGCTGCTCATCATCGCGCGAGACCGGGGCAAGGATGCGCACCTCCAGACCCATTTTGCGAAATTCATGCGCCAAATGGCGGACATGTTCACGCACTCCACCAGGATAGCTCCAGTCATATGGAGTCACGAGACCTATTTTCACGAGTCGCTCCCTGCCTTACAATGTTGTAGAGACGCGACTATCCCCTGGACCTTACGCAAGCCCGGCCACGGTCCCCTCCTACTCAGCCAAAGGCGCCATACAACATTTTACCAGACTTTCGCAAGAGCTTGCCTCTTCCAAAAGGAAGGCTCTGCGCGCTTCACGCCGCAAAGACGCGACGATTCCGCTGATTTCGCTTGCTAAAGTGATACTGAGCCAGTTGCAGATAATCGTACATCTGCCAGAGCTTTCCGCCGGGGGCTGTGGTTCCGGCCTGTAGCGACCGGCGCAGGTCCTGGGCGGTCTTCCCCTCAAACCAGGTACAGCCGCGCCCAATGGCATTGAGCGTATGGGCATCGCTGTTGCCCACCTCGGGCAGGCGGTAAACACGGCGGTTGGTGCGCATGGCCACCTGATTGGCGTAGATGCCGCAGAAGCTGGCGTTCCAGGTCTCGATGCCATCGAGGCGCACACTCTTTGAGCCGACCAGACGGTCAAGTACCTCACGCTGGCAGCTGTGGCGGAAGAGCCGGTGGAGCGGGTGGGCGACGATGGCCAGGCCACCTTGCTCATGGATCAGGGCAATGCTCTCTTCCATGCTTAGCCCGGGTGGAATGCGCTGCTCGATAAAGAGGGCCAACAGGTGCCCCTCGCGTGTGCTGACTTCCTCGCCAACAATGTAGTCAAAGCGGTAGTGGCCTCTGGCCCACAGGTCGCGTGCACGTAGCGAGCCTTCAATGGCGTCGTGATCGGTGATGGCGATGACGTCCAGGTCGCTAAAGCGCTCGACGTAGGCGAGAATCTCTTCAATAGTTGCCGTCCCATCGCTGTAGGTACTGTGAATATGGAGATCAGCCCGGCCCAACTTGCCGGCCAGAGAGGCCTCGGCGGCTGTCATCTGTCGATGACGGCCCAGCAAGCGCCTGGCCAGGCTGGCGGGTCGTAATTCCTCAGTCATCCTGTTGCTCATACGTCTAGCCATACTACTCCTTCGGAAGTGAGAAGGTGGGCTCCTCTCCACTTTCCTCGGCCCTGATCTGGTGCCCTTGATCCTCTGGGCTGGCAGCAGGGTGATCCAGCCAGACAGGGGCGAAGACGAGCCACTGCTCGGGATGGGCCCGGATGTAGCGTTCCATGACTTGCACGATTGAGCGCATGAGGGCCTCGGGATTCTGCTGCTCTTCTTCAGGAAG is a window of Thermogemmatispora onikobensis DNA encoding:
- a CDS encoding PHP domain-containing protein, whose translation is MARRMSNRMTEELRPASLARRLLGRHRQMTAAEASLAGKLGRADLHIHSTYSDGTATIEEILAYVERFSDLDVIAITDHDAIEGSLRARDLWARGHYRFDYIVGEEVSTREGHLLALFIEQRIPPGLSMEESIALIHEQGGLAIVAHPLHRLFRHSCQREVLDRLVGSKSVRLDGIETWNASFCGIYANQVAMRTNRRVYRLPEVGNSDAHTLNAIGRGCTWFEGKTAQDLRRSLQAGTTAPGGKLWQMYDYLQLAQYHFSKRNQRNRRVFAA